From Alienimonas californiensis, a single genomic window includes:
- a CDS encoding PEP-CTERM sorting domain-containing protein, with protein MTSLDGVQIDRWIGSGENSAGFVLDWNDGAEAEVWGYRWSGTVTGEEMFRDIVTTDDSLFAKWDAPGSFGRPVYGIGYDRDPQNFALDDGTTFPANGLLETSPPDADGIAANAIAAEDSYFEGWFTNGYWSYWNAQNPFGAPGADGWTSNFGANTRVMVDGDWDGWSAAVGFSATAPDVPAAVPEPGTWLLVLLAAGGGGLATRRRGLGRAATDV; from the coding sequence GTGACGTCGCTCGACGGGGTGCAGATCGATCGCTGGATCGGTTCGGGCGAGAACAGCGCGGGGTTCGTCCTCGATTGGAACGACGGCGCCGAGGCGGAGGTTTGGGGCTACCGCTGGTCGGGAACCGTCACCGGCGAGGAGATGTTCCGTGACATCGTCACCACGGACGACTCGTTGTTCGCGAAGTGGGACGCCCCGGGCAGCTTCGGCCGCCCGGTGTACGGCATCGGATACGACCGCGACCCGCAGAACTTTGCGCTCGACGACGGCACGACGTTCCCAGCGAACGGGCTGCTCGAAACCTCGCCCCCGGACGCGGACGGCATTGCCGCGAATGCGATCGCCGCGGAGGACAGCTACTTCGAGGGGTGGTTTACCAACGGGTACTGGTCCTATTGGAACGCTCAAAATCCGTTCGGCGCCCCCGGGGCGGACGGCTGGACCAGCAACTTCGGGGCGAACACGCGCGTTATGGTCGACGGCGACTGGGACGGCTGGTCCGCCGCCGTCGGCTTCTCCGCAACCGCCCCGGACGTTCCCGCCGCCGTGCCCGAACCCGGCACGTGGCTCCTCGTGCTGCTGGCGGCCGGGGGCGGCGGACTCGCGACCCGTCGTCGCGGTCTGGGACGGGCGGCCACCGATGTTTAA
- a CDS encoding methyltransferase, giving the protein MRAPDSEQLLIENLPDEPVGTALCTTRARGQLAGLIAARWPDSRVVCHTLDAYHAQETVAVQGSYGGRLETVCIPDFPLSPADSRNGESTGVVDSAGEGFDLAALPTTAGGESELTRELLREAHNRLRIGGRLLISVDNVSDSWTHDRMRELFPKVTVVTDENPTGGKPRGVVYGGTKDAPLRKQKEYDCEFAFRDRGTLLKAVSRPGVFSHRRIDPGGRSLIEAMAPADGDRVLDLGCGSGVVSLAAAARGEGITVHGVDSNPRAVECTLRGAALNDLSDRVTASLTADALPPAELRGTFDLAVGNPPYFSHQRIAGLFLAAADAALKPGGVVLMVTKQPSWFLESMGERFADVSSEEVRRYHVVRGRKR; this is encoded by the coding sequence GTGCGGGCGCCCGACTCCGAACAACTGCTCATTGAGAACCTGCCCGACGAACCCGTCGGCACGGCCCTCTGTACGACCCGCGCCCGCGGCCAGCTCGCCGGGCTGATCGCGGCCCGCTGGCCCGACAGCCGCGTCGTCTGTCACACGCTCGACGCGTACCACGCGCAGGAAACCGTCGCGGTCCAAGGTTCCTACGGCGGCCGGCTGGAGACCGTCTGTATCCCCGACTTCCCGCTGTCTCCCGCGGACTCACGGAATGGAGAGTCAACGGGAGTCGTTGACTCCGCCGGCGAAGGCTTCGACCTCGCCGCCCTGCCCACCACGGCCGGCGGGGAGAGCGAACTGACGCGGGAACTGCTCCGCGAGGCCCACAACCGGCTGCGGATCGGCGGGCGTCTGCTGATCTCGGTGGACAACGTCTCGGACAGCTGGACCCACGACCGCATGCGGGAGTTGTTCCCGAAGGTCACGGTCGTCACGGACGAAAACCCCACCGGCGGCAAGCCGCGGGGCGTGGTCTACGGCGGCACGAAGGACGCCCCGCTGCGCAAGCAGAAGGAATACGACTGCGAGTTCGCCTTCCGCGATCGCGGTACGCTGCTGAAAGCCGTCAGTCGGCCGGGCGTGTTCAGTCACCGGCGGATCGACCCGGGCGGGCGCTCGCTGATCGAGGCGATGGCCCCGGCAGACGGCGACCGCGTGCTGGACCTGGGCTGCGGCTCCGGGGTGGTCTCTCTGGCCGCCGCGGCCCGCGGGGAGGGCATCACGGTGCACGGCGTCGACAGCAACCCTCGGGCGGTGGAGTGCACCCTGCGCGGGGCGGCGCTGAACGACCTGTCGGACCGCGTGACCGCCTCCCTCACCGCGGACGCCCTCCCGCCGGCGGAGCTGCGGGGGACCTTCGACCTCGCCGTCGGCAATCCGCCCTACTTTAGTCACCAGCGCATCGCCGGCCTGTTCCTCGCCGCCGCCGACGCGGCGCTGAAGCCCGGCGGCGTCGTGTTGATGGTCACAAAGCAGCCCAGTTGGTTTCTGGAATCGATGGGGGAACGCTTCGCGGACGTCTCCTCCGAGGAGGTTCGTCGCTACCACGTCGTCCGCGGCCGGAAGCGGTAG
- a CDS encoding DUF6580 family putative transport protein gives MFKLIPMLRTDAPLTAPTRLLIFGALIVLTFGLALLPFVLAGQGIDLSSYPWGFSPILPLGLYAAATLRSRTWAVTLPVAVWATACGALWLYTGNRAIAFPEVILWVFAGLALAACCGLPLSQNRRWWSVGIMGLGAGVTFFLVTNFGAWLGGEYARSWSGLWKCYWLALPFFRGTLLSLVVFLPALFAPATLRLSSPAPRSVAASAPRSAA, from the coding sequence ATGTTTAAGCTGATCCCCATGCTCCGCACCGACGCTCCCCTCACCGCTCCGACGCGCCTCCTGATCTTCGGGGCGCTGATTGTCCTGACCTTCGGCCTGGCCCTGCTGCCGTTCGTGCTGGCGGGTCAGGGTATTGACCTGTCGAGCTACCCCTGGGGCTTCTCGCCGATCCTGCCGCTGGGGCTGTACGCCGCCGCCACCCTGCGGAGCCGAACCTGGGCCGTGACGCTGCCCGTGGCCGTCTGGGCGACGGCCTGCGGCGCCCTCTGGCTGTACACCGGAAACCGGGCGATCGCCTTCCCGGAGGTGATCCTCTGGGTCTTCGCCGGGCTGGCGCTGGCGGCCTGTTGCGGGTTGCCCCTGTCGCAGAACCGTCGCTGGTGGAGTGTCGGCATCATGGGATTGGGGGCGGGCGTGACCTTCTTCCTCGTCACGAACTTCGGCGCATGGCTGGGCGGCGAGTACGCACGCTCCTGGAGCGGCCTGTGGAAGTGCTACTGGCTCGCCCTGCCCTTCTTCCGCGGCACGCTACTGAGCCTCGTCGTGTTCCTGCCGGCCCTGTTCGCCCCCGCGACCCTGCGGCTCTCCTCTCCCGCCCCGCGCTCCGTCGCGGCCTCCGCCCCCCGTTCCGCCGCCTGA
- a CDS encoding efflux RND transporter periplasmic adaptor subunit, which translates to MVPTSHPVRRLILCGGLAAGLCVLPSSAAGQGGRSPAGGANAAGREPAAGGEVVIRRRAVAPRDPRPYQFGLHLEPAKKVTLVAPGLGTVAAVIAEPGKAANAGAELVTLDSEEQALEVEQAKALLEVAQAGAGPAKEAAVRAAQAALDLAKLRASRRSARAPFAGTVYEVHVVAGQPVRPGDPLVTLAETSELVAVVPIDRSPAEPAPDAAPGSPPPAPPEVGSTTKISVEGTDVEATITALLPLGERFEPVRDLVASPALARVTLPGDRFRDGQTVYVPILPRDPVAEVPTEALIPAADGGRLVQVVRENVVRDLPVRLLGRVGEDRAFLSGPFAEGDEVILSTSRDLPDGTVLAAAANPLLDTAPGGSVPNRSGTTRPAAPATGGGIGF; encoded by the coding sequence ATGGTCCCGACTTCACACCCCGTCCGCCGGTTGATCCTCTGCGGCGGGCTCGCCGCCGGACTGTGCGTCCTGCCGAGCTCGGCTGCGGGGCAGGGGGGGCGGTCGCCGGCCGGGGGGGCGAACGCCGCCGGCCGCGAGCCGGCCGCGGGCGGGGAAGTCGTGATCCGCCGCCGGGCGGTCGCCCCGCGCGATCCGCGGCCGTACCAGTTCGGCCTGCACCTGGAGCCGGCGAAGAAGGTGACGCTGGTCGCCCCCGGCCTCGGGACGGTCGCCGCGGTCATCGCCGAGCCCGGCAAAGCGGCCAACGCCGGGGCGGAACTGGTAACGCTCGACTCGGAAGAGCAGGCGTTGGAAGTGGAGCAGGCCAAAGCCCTGCTGGAAGTCGCCCAGGCCGGCGCCGGCCCCGCGAAAGAGGCGGCCGTGCGGGCCGCCCAGGCGGCGCTCGATCTGGCGAAGTTGCGGGCCTCCCGTCGCAGCGCGCGGGCGCCGTTCGCCGGCACGGTTTATGAGGTGCACGTGGTCGCGGGTCAGCCGGTGCGGCCGGGCGATCCGCTGGTGACCCTCGCGGAGACGTCGGAGTTGGTCGCCGTCGTGCCGATTGATCGGTCCCCGGCCGAGCCCGCCCCGGACGCCGCCCCCGGCTCGCCCCCGCCGGCCCCGCCAGAAGTCGGCAGCACGACGAAAATCTCCGTGGAGGGAACCGACGTGGAGGCGACCATTACGGCCCTGCTGCCGCTGGGAGAACGGTTCGAACCGGTGCGGGACCTCGTCGCCTCCCCGGCGCTGGCCCGCGTGACGCTGCCCGGGGATCGCTTCCGCGACGGTCAGACGGTCTACGTGCCCATCCTGCCCCGCGATCCCGTGGCGGAGGTGCCCACCGAGGCGCTGATCCCCGCCGCGGACGGCGGACGGCTGGTGCAGGTCGTGCGGGAGAACGTGGTGCGAGACCTGCCGGTGCGGCTGCTGGGCCGCGTCGGGGAGGACCGGGCCTTCCTCAGCGGCCCGTTCGCGGAGGGCGACGAGGTGATCCTCTCGACCTCCCGCGACCTGCCGGACGGCACGGTGCTCGCCGCGGCCGCCAACCCGCTGCTGGACACCGCCCCCGGCGGCTCCGTCCCGAACCGTTCGGGGACGACCCGCCCCGCCGCCCCGGCCACCGGCGGCGGCATCGGCTTCTAG
- a CDS encoding DUF1559 domain-containing protein, with protein MSLPFRPPPDSLTPPASRGGRGGFTLIELLVVIAVIALLVALLLPAVQQAREAARRTACFNNLKQIALGLHNYESLHRSFPIGCDGCSIKTFPPPPGFRLKRIAWTVPLLPFLDAGPVADGFDTRLSHDDAANVVAAGTRLPTFLCPSSDQTDRPGPTTGDRDGDGQHDPGDGLAWTDYGGLYGVSFNTPRILPEHEGVMLYDRVVTVAGVRDGLSNTAVIGECTGRGLAFDGQWANGHNLFDHRFDQPVNFTRNNELFSDHPDGVNLARGDGGAVFLSESTDQQVLNAFLTRAGGEVVAGP; from the coding sequence ATGTCGCTCCCGTTTCGTCCGCCGCCCGATTCGTTAACGCCCCCCGCGTCGCGGGGGGGGCGAGGCGGGTTCACGCTGATCGAACTGCTGGTGGTGATCGCCGTGATCGCCCTGCTGGTCGCGTTGCTGTTGCCTGCAGTGCAGCAGGCCCGGGAGGCGGCCCGCCGGACGGCCTGCTTCAACAACCTCAAGCAGATCGCGCTGGGTCTGCACAACTACGAGTCGCTGCACCGCAGCTTCCCGATCGGCTGCGACGGGTGCTCGATCAAGACCTTCCCGCCGCCGCCCGGCTTCCGGCTGAAACGGATCGCCTGGACCGTACCGCTGTTGCCGTTCCTGGACGCCGGTCCGGTCGCCGACGGGTTCGACACCAGGCTGTCGCATGACGACGCCGCCAACGTCGTCGCGGCGGGCACGCGGCTGCCCACGTTCCTCTGCCCCTCCTCCGATCAGACCGACCGCCCCGGCCCCACCACCGGCGACCGGGACGGCGACGGGCAGCACGACCCCGGCGACGGCCTCGCCTGGACGGACTACGGCGGGCTGTACGGCGTGAGTTTCAACACCCCCCGCATCCTGCCGGAGCACGAGGGGGTAATGCTGTACGACCGCGTCGTCACCGTCGCCGGCGTGCGGGACGGGCTGTCGAACACCGCGGTGATCGGCGAGTGCACCGGCCGCGGCCTCGCCTTCGACGGGCAGTGGGCGAACGGCCACAACCTGTTCGACCACCGCTTCGATCAGCCGGTGAACTTCACGCGGAACAACGAGCTGTTCTCCGACCACCCGGACGGCGTGAACCTCGCTCGCGGCGACGGCGGCGCAGTGTTTCTCAGCGAATCGACGGACCAGCAGGTCCTGAACGCCTTCCTCACCCGGGCCGGCGGCGAAGTCGTCGCCGGACCGTGA
- a CDS encoding NHL domain-containing protein produces MNFALCAALLFPAAGAAEDAPPARQAVVVAGTGEAASHGDGGLATEAAVSNPFGVAVAPDGGILICEVDGHRVRRVDPVTGIITTVVGAGEAGNDGDGGPATQARLMEPYEITFDAQGRWLIVDMLAHVVRRVDPSTGLIETVAGSGEAGFSGDGGSATKAKLNRPHSVVVATDGTILICDIGNHRVRSIDSKSGVIRTLAGDGTKGKTPPDAPFAPTTALAGPRAMFIAPAADGGPGDWLLALREGNALFRIPAPEEDSSARLLRRIAGSGRSGHTGDGNPALRATLAGPKGVTVLPNGDVVLADTENHAIRVIDAADGTIRTILGRDAAGKVQGGFTLARPHGVGAMADGSILVGDSENHRVLRLPPPAE; encoded by the coding sequence ATGAATTTCGCCCTCTGCGCCGCCCTCCTGTTTCCCGCGGCCGGCGCCGCGGAGGACGCCCCGCCGGCGCGGCAGGCGGTCGTGGTCGCCGGCACGGGCGAGGCGGCCTCCCACGGCGACGGCGGCCTCGCGACCGAGGCGGCCGTCAGCAACCCCTTTGGCGTCGCCGTCGCCCCGGACGGCGGCATCCTGATCTGCGAAGTCGACGGCCACCGCGTCCGTCGCGTGGATCCCGTCACCGGGATCATCACCACCGTCGTCGGCGCCGGCGAGGCCGGCAACGACGGCGACGGCGGCCCCGCGACGCAGGCCCGGCTCATGGAGCCCTATGAAATCACCTTCGACGCCCAGGGCCGCTGGCTGATCGTCGACATGCTGGCCCACGTCGTCCGCCGCGTCGATCCGTCCACGGGACTGATCGAAACCGTCGCCGGCAGCGGCGAGGCGGGCTTCTCCGGCGACGGCGGCTCGGCGACCAAGGCGAAGCTGAACCGTCCGCACTCCGTCGTGGTGGCGACGGACGGCACGATTCTGATCTGCGACATCGGCAATCACCGCGTCCGGTCGATCGACTCGAAGAGCGGCGTGATCCGCACCCTCGCCGGCGACGGCACGAAGGGGAAGACGCCGCCGGACGCCCCCTTCGCCCCGACGACCGCCCTCGCGGGCCCGCGGGCGATGTTCATCGCCCCCGCCGCGGACGGCGGCCCGGGCGACTGGCTGCTCGCCCTGCGGGAAGGCAACGCCCTGTTCCGGATCCCGGCCCCGGAGGAGGATTCGTCCGCCCGCCTGCTCCGCCGCATCGCGGGCTCCGGACGCTCCGGCCACACCGGCGACGGCAACCCGGCGCTCCGGGCGACGCTGGCCGGTCCGAAAGGGGTGACCGTTTTGCCCAACGGCGACGTCGTGCTGGCCGACACGGAGAACCACGCGATCCGGGTGATCGACGCCGCGGACGGCACGATTCGCACGATCCTCGGCCGCGACGCGGCAGGCAAGGTGCAGGGCGGCTTCACGCTGGCCCGCCCGCACGGCGTCGGGGCGATGGCGGACGGTTCGATCCTCGTGGGCGACAGCGAGAACCACCGGGTCCTCCGCCTCCCGCCGCCGGCCGAATAG
- a CDS encoding class I SAM-dependent rRNA methyltransferase: MTHPGASSSSNGPRGRRTVVIGEEPVPPPPPQAAAPAPRIAPGSGGPATLGEPVARVALKPRRAQPFHFRHPWVFDGAVQRIEASGDFTTGSVADLITDSGEWVARGLLHTDANLKLRLYSWDPDRPLDRGLFAERIASAAHLRTRLFGAPSATDARRELFSEADGLSGLTVDRYGEYLAVQFTAGPLAAHAETVLDLLEAQFSPKGILIRTEKGMGEAEAIHLNDGVVRGEAPPEGFAVEENGLQWGVDLAVGQKTGLFLDQRDNRRAAADLIAAATPGAKVLDLFCYTGGFGLTALARGGAASVRGVDSSESALALAVMNAARHGSADACTWTAGKAFQVLDELKASGERFDAIVCDPPKMTRTRKSVENALRGYHQLNSSCLELLNPGGVLVTCCCSGLISREKFGQMLAGVAARVGRPLRILENRGAAPDHPTAPQIPESEYLKCLLCVAD, translated from the coding sequence GTGACCCATCCCGGAGCTTCTTCTTCGTCCAACGGCCCGCGCGGCCGGCGGACGGTGGTGATCGGCGAGGAGCCGGTCCCCCCGCCGCCGCCCCAGGCCGCCGCCCCCGCGCCCCGCATTGCGCCGGGCTCCGGCGGGCCGGCGACGCTCGGCGAGCCGGTCGCCCGCGTGGCGCTCAAGCCCCGTCGCGCGCAACCGTTCCACTTTCGGCACCCGTGGGTGTTCGACGGGGCGGTGCAGCGCATCGAGGCCTCCGGCGATTTCACGACCGGCAGCGTGGCGGACCTCATCACCGACTCCGGCGAGTGGGTCGCCCGCGGTCTGCTGCACACGGACGCCAATCTCAAGCTGCGGCTCTACTCCTGGGACCCAGACCGTCCGCTTGATCGCGGACTGTTCGCCGAGCGGATCGCCTCCGCGGCGCACCTGCGGACCCGCCTGTTCGGCGCCCCCTCCGCGACGGACGCCCGTCGCGAACTGTTCAGCGAGGCGGACGGCCTCTCCGGGCTGACCGTCGACCGCTACGGCGAGTATCTCGCCGTGCAGTTCACCGCCGGCCCGCTGGCGGCCCACGCGGAGACGGTTCTCGACCTGCTCGAAGCGCAATTCTCGCCGAAGGGCATCCTGATCCGCACGGAGAAGGGCATGGGCGAGGCCGAGGCCATCCATCTGAACGACGGCGTCGTCCGCGGCGAGGCCCCGCCGGAGGGGTTCGCCGTGGAGGAGAACGGCCTGCAGTGGGGCGTCGACCTGGCCGTCGGGCAGAAGACCGGACTGTTCCTCGACCAGCGCGACAACCGTCGGGCCGCCGCCGATCTCATCGCCGCGGCCACGCCCGGGGCGAAGGTGCTCGACCTGTTCTGCTACACCGGCGGCTTCGGGCTGACGGCGTTGGCCCGCGGCGGCGCGGCCTCGGTGCGGGGGGTGGACTCCAGCGAATCCGCCCTCGCCCTAGCCGTGATGAACGCCGCGCGCCACGGTTCCGCGGACGCCTGCACCTGGACCGCCGGCAAGGCGTTCCAGGTGTTGGACGAGCTGAAGGCCTCCGGCGAACGCTTCGACGCGATCGTCTGCGACCCGCCGAAGATGACCCGCACCCGCAAGAGCGTCGAAAACGCTCTCCGCGGCTACCACCAGCTCAACTCCAGTTGTCTGGAACTGCTGAACCCCGGCGGCGTCCTGGTGACTTGCTGTTGCTCGGGGCTGATCTCCCGGGAGAAGTTCGGCCAGATGCTCGCCGGCGTCGCCGCCCGGGTGGGCCGGCCGCTGCGGATCCTGGAAAACCGCGGCGCCGCCCCGGATCACCCGACGGCCCCGCAGATCCCGGAGAGCGAGTACCTGAAGTGCCTGCTCTGCGTCGCAGACTAA
- a CDS encoding serine/threonine-protein kinase encodes MPAAAPPDAESFLACLRQSGLVGKAKLAKFLEDRGGSTAKDLAADLVAAKLLTRWQAEKLLAGRCRGFRLGSYELLGLLGKGGMSAVYLGEHVVMKRRCAIKVLPAKLVGGGSHLERFMREARAVAALDHPNIVRAYDVASEGEGNAATHFLVMELVEGRSLYDLVKRDGPPAPDRVRQIGYESAKGLAHAHAAGIVHRDVKPGNILLASSGAVKVTDLGLARGGEDEEHSLTVAHDEKVLGTADYLAPEQALDSHAVDHRADIYGLGCTLYFSLCGHGPFTEGTLTQRLMAHQTQPPPPIESLVEGVPPELARAVARMLEKKPEDRFQSMDEVAEALAPPGVAAAPAAPAEPEPPPEPELNDFLAGLPAEPGSEAGSGIRSGIRRRSGSKPKSGVRQALAAKAGGLIGRDPTPAPGSATDSPSGAFGEEAPSSSDGSDIGDSHVHGPGSGRFDFLGGTDVADGDSGGPGSSPSQTGSGFDFTGFDLDSGAQPGPGSGAGSGVRSGSGVRSGSGLGSGSRVGPGSGTGSAVDLPEQSGSEPGLAAADPSPLPRRRGGRGAGKAPADAAPRAKWPWIAAAALGLLTAIAAAVWLAGGDDDSGMTDDADPDAPTVAEDAGPLTVGPDGRFPTLAAALNHLEENVDPSSGDAAVVQLPAGVLNERLIASGTNFSFPSDVTIRGHADGTTLRSPGAAPTVSITGPLIRFALENLTVDAAGKAVAVELNGALTESRIDGLAIKNVAGTGLLFRGVSGNTLEIVDLAVTGEGASSGAIGVQVADGGIQIVTFTGGSIREAAVGFDVIAAAEKLTLDGMTIGPGDVGVRLGSDAGEVSLKAVTLKNLTFAGVARGVVFAGAPTDKSAGLVIAGSKFGDADPPVDPAGYVDRIKSALDADASTGNAADKPGDDPLNLFP; translated from the coding sequence TTGCCCGCCGCCGCCCCGCCCGACGCCGAGTCGTTTCTGGCCTGCCTGCGGCAGAGCGGGCTGGTCGGGAAAGCGAAGCTGGCGAAGTTCCTGGAGGACCGCGGCGGCTCGACCGCCAAGGATCTCGCGGCGGACCTCGTCGCGGCGAAACTGCTGACGCGCTGGCAGGCGGAGAAGCTCCTCGCCGGCCGCTGCCGGGGCTTTCGGCTGGGGAGCTACGAGCTGCTGGGCCTGCTCGGCAAAGGCGGAATGAGCGCGGTGTACCTCGGCGAGCACGTCGTGATGAAACGCCGCTGCGCCATCAAGGTGCTGCCCGCGAAGCTGGTCGGCGGGGGGTCGCATCTCGAACGGTTCATGCGGGAGGCCCGGGCGGTCGCGGCGCTGGACCACCCGAACATCGTGCGGGCCTACGACGTCGCCAGCGAGGGCGAGGGCAACGCGGCGACCCACTTCCTCGTGATGGAACTGGTCGAGGGCCGCAGCCTGTACGACCTGGTCAAGCGGGACGGCCCGCCCGCCCCCGATCGCGTGCGGCAGATCGGCTACGAGTCCGCCAAGGGGCTCGCCCACGCCCACGCCGCCGGGATCGTGCACCGGGACGTCAAGCCGGGCAACATCCTGCTGGCCAGCAGCGGGGCGGTGAAGGTGACGGACCTCGGCCTGGCCCGCGGCGGGGAAGATGAGGAGCACAGCCTCACCGTCGCCCACGACGAAAAGGTGCTCGGCACCGCCGACTACCTCGCCCCGGAGCAGGCGCTGGACAGCCACGCCGTCGATCACCGGGCGGACATTTACGGTCTGGGATGCACGCTGTACTTCAGTCTGTGCGGGCACGGACCGTTCACGGAGGGGACGCTGACGCAGCGGTTGATGGCCCACCAGACCCAGCCGCCCCCGCCGATCGAGTCGCTGGTCGAGGGGGTGCCGCCGGAACTGGCCCGGGCGGTCGCCCGGATGCTGGAAAAGAAGCCGGAGGACCGCTTCCAGTCGATGGACGAGGTGGCCGAGGCTCTCGCCCCCCCGGGCGTCGCGGCGGCGCCGGCTGCCCCGGCGGAGCCGGAACCGCCGCCCGAACCGGAGCTCAACGACTTTCTCGCCGGTCTGCCGGCTGAGCCCGGCAGCGAGGCGGGGTCCGGGATCCGCTCGGGCATCCGCCGCCGTTCGGGATCGAAACCGAAGTCCGGGGTCCGCCAGGCCCTTGCCGCCAAGGCCGGCGGGCTGATCGGCCGCGATCCGACTCCGGCGCCGGGCTCGGCGACGGACTCGCCCTCCGGCGCGTTCGGCGAGGAGGCGCCCTCCTCCTCGGATGGTTCGGACATTGGCGATTCGCACGTCCACGGGCCGGGCAGCGGGCGGTTCGATTTTCTCGGCGGGACGGACGTGGCCGACGGCGACTCCGGGGGACCGGGCTCCTCGCCGTCGCAAACGGGCTCCGGCTTCGACTTCACCGGGTTCGATCTCGATTCCGGCGCGCAGCCTGGGCCGGGGAGCGGAGCCGGCAGCGGCGTGCGTTCCGGCAGTGGGGTGCGTTCGGGCAGCGGACTGGGGTCCGGATCGCGCGTCGGACCGGGCTCCGGGACGGGGTCGGCCGTCGATCTGCCGGAGCAGAGCGGCAGCGAGCCGGGTTTGGCGGCCGCCGACCCCTCTCCCCTGCCCCGGCGCCGCGGCGGACGGGGCGCCGGCAAGGCCCCGGCGGACGCGGCGCCCCGGGCGAAGTGGCCCTGGATCGCCGCGGCGGCGCTAGGCCTGCTGACGGCGATCGCGGCGGCGGTGTGGCTCGCCGGGGGCGACGACGACTCCGGCATGACGGACGACGCCGATCCCGACGCCCCGACCGTGGCAGAGGACGCCGGCCCGCTGACCGTCGGCCCCGACGGCCGCTTTCCCACCTTGGCGGCGGCCCTGAATCACCTGGAGGAGAACGTCGACCCGTCCAGCGGGGACGCAGCGGTCGTGCAACTGCCCGCCGGGGTGCTGAACGAACGGCTGATCGCCAGCGGGACGAACTTCAGCTTTCCCTCCGACGTCACCATCCGCGGGCACGCCGACGGCACGACCCTGCGTTCGCCGGGGGCGGCGCCGACCGTCTCGATTACCGGCCCGCTGATCCGATTCGCACTGGAGAATCTGACCGTCGACGCCGCGGGCAAAGCGGTCGCCGTGGAACTCAACGGCGCCCTAACGGAGTCCCGCATCGACGGGCTGGCGATCAAGAACGTCGCCGGCACCGGGCTCCTGTTCCGCGGCGTGTCGGGCAATACGCTGGAGATCGTCGACCTCGCCGTGACCGGCGAGGGAGCGAGCAGCGGTGCGATCGGGGTTCAGGTCGCCGACGGGGGGATCCAGATCGTGACCTTCACCGGCGGTTCGATTCGGGAAGCGGCGGTCGGGTTCGACGTGATCGCCGCAGCGGAAAAACTCACGCTGGACGGAATGACGATCGGGCCGGGCGACGTCGGCGTGCGGCTCGGGTCCGACGCCGGCGAGGTTTCCCTGAAGGCCGTCACGCTGAAGAACCTGACGTTCGCCGGCGTCGCCCGCGGCGTGGTCTTCGCGGGCGCCCCGACCGACAAAAGCGCCGGCCTGGTGATCGCCGGGAGCAAGTTCGGCGACGCGGACCCGCCCGTCGATCCTGCCGGGTACGTCGACCGCATCAAATCCGCCCTCGACGCCGACGCCAGCACGGGAAACGCCGCGGACAAGCCGGGCGACGATCCACTGAACCTGTTTCCCTAA
- a CDS encoding response regulator — protein sequence MADPPAALPPGAVPPGASSSRNSLLGAAEPGPSKLLIADDNIPNCELLDAVLSDQGHEVAFAHDGAETLEVAAAAAADGKPFDLVLLDIMMPKLSGYEVCQRMKADPALAATPVLMVTALHETGDIEKAVDAGCDDFLSKPINGVELKTRVRSLLRVRHLTNERDRLLAYLSEVDDREKPTGVEA from the coding sequence GTGGCCGATCCCCCCGCCGCCCTCCCGCCCGGAGCCGTGCCGCCCGGAGCCTCGTCGTCGAGGAACTCACTGCTCGGCGCCGCGGAGCCCGGGCCGTCCAAGCTGCTGATCGCCGACGACAACATCCCCAACTGCGAACTGCTGGACGCCGTGCTGTCCGATCAGGGGCACGAGGTGGCGTTCGCCCACGACGGGGCGGAGACGCTGGAAGTCGCGGCCGCCGCGGCCGCGGACGGCAAACCGTTCGACCTCGTGCTGCTGGACATCATGATGCCCAAGCTCAGCGGCTATGAGGTCTGCCAGCGGATGAAGGCCGATCCCGCCCTCGCCGCCACGCCCGTGCTGATGGTCACGGCGCTGCACGAGACGGGCGATATTGAAAAGGCCGTGGACGCCGGCTGCGACGACTTCCTCTCAAAACCGATCAACGGCGTGGAACTGAAAACCCGCGTGCGGAGCCTGTTGCGGGTCCGCCACCTCACGAACGAGCGCGACCGCCTGCTGGCGTACCTCTCCGAGGTCGACGACCGCGAAAAGCCGACCGGGGTCGAGGCGTGA